From Quercus lobata isolate SW786 chromosome 1, ValleyOak3.0 Primary Assembly, whole genome shotgun sequence, one genomic window encodes:
- the LOC115954142 gene encoding probable N-acetyltransferase HLS1, which translates to MGFEQLIIRSYEGQSDRTQVEDLERRCEVGPGERVFLFTDTMGDPICRIRNSPMYKMLVAELDKELVGVIQGSIKVVRVHMHPKDLARVGYILGLRVAPLHRRKGIGSSLVRRLEEWFIANDVDYAYMATEKDNEASVKLFVNKFGYIRFRTPAILVNPVNINRSFHISSNVQIVKLKREQAEFLYRKFMSSIEFFPHDIDNILENHLSLGTWVAFPRGESFGSDGGQVPSSWAMLSVWNSGELFKLRLGKAPLSCLIYTKSSRLIDKYFPCLKLPSLPDFFHPFGFYFMYGVHQEGPLSGKLVRSLCQFVHNMAKNKSKDCKVIVTEVGGKDTLLRHHIPHWKLLSCPEDLWCIKALKREERNSLQELTKTPPTRALFVDPREV; encoded by the exons ATGGGATTTGAGCAGCTTATAATTCGAAGCTATGAAGGGCAATCCGATAGAACTCAAGTGGAAGATCTGGAGCGAAGATGCGAGGTAGGGCCAGGAGAACGCGTTTTTCTCTTCACGGATACTATGGGTGACCCCATATGTAGAATTCGAAACAGTCCGATGTATAAGATGCTG GTGGCTGAGTTAGACAAGGAACTTGTTGGTGTCATTCAAGGCTCTATAAAGGTTGTCAGAGTTCATATGCATCCTAAGGACCTAGCCAGGGTGGGCTATATCCTAGGCCTAAGGGTTGCACCTCTTCATCGAAGAAAAGGGATTGGGTCCAGTCTAGTGCGTCGGCTAGAGGAGTGGTTCATTGCCAACGATGTTGACTATGCTTACATGGCCACCGAGAAAGATAACGAGGCCTCAGTGAAGCTCTTTGTGAACAAGTTCGGCTACATCAGGTTCAGAACTCCGGCTATACTAGTTAACCCAGTTAACATCAATCGCTCTTTTCATATTTCATCCAACGTTCAGATAGTAAAGCTGAAGAGAGAACAAGCCGAATTCCTCTATCGAAAATTCATGTCTTCCATAGAGTTTTTTCCCCATGACATAGACAACATACTAGAGAATCATCTAAGCTTGGGAACATGGGTGGCTTTTCCTAGAGGTGAGTCATTTGGATCAGATGGGGGGCAAGTTCCGAGTAGTTGGGCCATGCTAAGTGTATGGAACAGTGGGGAGCTATTCAAGCTAAGGCTAGGGAAAGCACCTCTATCTTGCCTAATATACACGAAAAGCTCAAGATTGATAGATAAATATTTCCCATGCTTGAAACTCCCTTCCCTACCAGATTTTTTCCATCCATTTGGATTCTATTTCATGTATGGGGTGCACCAGGAGGGCCCATTGTCGGGAAAGCTAGTGAGGAGTTTGTGCCAATTTGTCCACAACATGGCTAAAAATAAGTCTAAGGACTGTAAAGTTATTGTAACAGAAGTTGGGGGTAAGGACACGCTGCTGAGACATCACATCCCACACTGGAAATTGCTCTCGTGCCCAGAAGATTTGTGGTGTATTAAGGCCTtgaaaagggaagagagaaacaGCCTCCAAGAAttgacaaaaaccccaccaacACGAGCTCTTTTTGTAGACCCCAGAGAGGTATGA